AGCCTGCGCGATTGTACCAAGATTTTTATGATGACGTTAAGTTACCCATCCCTTGAGTTGCCTTGGTTTGACTGAGTTCTATGCAGTGATTTTTGTCCTGAGAACGATACAGCAAGAGAAGGGAAATAAAAGTCCAGCGTACAATAGTGAATAGACTGTAAGATAGGTTTGCCATGAGTATTAGCCTTACTCCTGACCAGGAACGCTTTATTCAAACCAAGCTACAAGCTGGCAAGTATCGTTCTGCTGAAGAGATTTTAGAAGTTGCTCTGCGATTATTAGAGGAGTACGATCGCGCCGAATCCGAATGGGTTGAAGATGTTC
The sequence above is drawn from the Cyanobacteria bacterium GSL.Bin1 genome and encodes:
- a CDS encoding transcriptional regulator; the encoded protein is MSISLTPDQERFIQTKLQAGKYRSAEEILEVALRLLEEYDRAESEWVEDVRVKIDAAIEASNHTAPIDGETFVNSILERFHQGN